A portion of the Candidatus Binatia bacterium genome contains these proteins:
- a CDS encoding FtsW/RodA/SpoVE family cell cycle protein, protein MIAVRRVAPTLGALAVAALILRFAPPGAIGPPWMLALLAALAIVWVLWQPSGTVRDDVIPALAIVLAALGLAIVARLSPALAQKQQFWLLLSLALAIAAGPLFTHFRRFAAYKYLWVIASLALFVLLLVFGQEINGARLWIRLGPVQYEPIELIKLFIVFFLAAYLAETADVIGNARPWSLRANVKYLGPLFIGWGASMAILVLQRDLGMATLLLATFAALLYVATRRIDIVLFGALLFGLGAFWAVHHYPYVATRIAVWRNPFSDPLGAGYQSSQAYYSLAAGGLVGSGYRLGHPEFIPDVSTDYVYAAFAEEFGVIGALIVLAIFLDLVRRIFATGLEQPDLYTKLLATGLGATLGFQVVIIVGGVIGLLPLTGITLPFLSYGGSSLVANFLLVALVWAMSSRPRRIA, encoded by the coding sequence ATGATCGCCGTGCGCCGCGTCGCGCCGACGCTGGGGGCGCTCGCCGTCGCCGCGCTGATTCTTCGCTTCGCGCCGCCGGGCGCGATCGGGCCGCCGTGGATGCTCGCGCTCCTCGCGGCGCTCGCCATCGTCTGGGTGCTCTGGCAGCCGTCGGGGACCGTGCGCGACGACGTCATTCCCGCGCTAGCGATCGTGCTCGCCGCGCTCGGCCTCGCGATCGTCGCCCGCCTCTCGCCGGCGCTCGCGCAGAAGCAGCAGTTCTGGCTGCTGCTCTCGCTCGCGCTCGCGATCGCGGCCGGCCCGCTCTTCACGCACTTCCGGCGCTTCGCCGCGTATAAATACCTCTGGGTCATCGCGTCGTTGGCGCTCTTCGTGCTGCTGCTCGTCTTCGGCCAAGAGATCAACGGGGCGCGCCTGTGGATCAGGCTCGGGCCGGTGCAGTACGAGCCGATCGAACTGATCAAACTCTTCATCGTCTTCTTTTTGGCGGCGTACCTCGCAGAGACGGCCGACGTGATCGGCAACGCGCGTCCGTGGTCGCTTCGCGCCAACGTCAAGTACCTCGGTCCGCTCTTCATCGGCTGGGGCGCGTCGATGGCGATTCTCGTGCTCCAGCGCGACCTCGGGATGGCAACGCTCTTGCTCGCGACCTTTGCGGCGCTGCTCTACGTCGCGACGCGCCGAATCGACATCGTGCTCTTCGGCGCGCTTCTCTTCGGCCTCGGCGCGTTCTGGGCGGTCCATCACTATCCGTACGTCGCAACGCGCATAGCGGTCTGGCGCAATCCGTTCTCCGATCCGCTCGGGGCGGGGTATCAGTCGTCGCAGGCATACTACTCGCTTGCCGCGGGCGGTCTCGTCGGCAGCGGATACCGGCTCGGCCATCCCGAATTTATTCCGGACGTCTCGACCGACTACGTCTATGCCGCTTTTGCAGAGGAGTTCGGAGTGATCGGCGCTTTGATCGTCTTGGCCATCTTCCTCGATCTCGTACGCCGGATCTTCGCGACGGGTCTCGAGCAGCCCGATCTCTACACGAAGCTGCTCGCGACCGGGCTCGGCGCGACGCTCGGCTTTCAAGTCGTCATCATCGTCGGAGGCGTGATCGGGCTACTGCCGCTTACCGGCATCACGCTGCCGTTTCTTTCCTACGGAGGCAGCTCGCTCGTCGCGAACTTTCTGCTCGTCGCGCTCGTCTGGGCGATGAGCTCGCGCCCGAGGAGGATCGCATGA
- a CDS encoding FhaA domain-containing protein, with the protein MSFLAKLERLCAAFIERSFAKTFPSDLEPAQIARKLVSTMEAQTRDDDGRAHAPGSYEVFVSPADYERLDEHREYLERAWAQLLRDLAGRVGIEFDDGDASVRMSERESMPLGAIGVEVAGEGDPGEVYRLHTIEGVPPNGVYSIERAARIGRAEESEIVLVDPSVSRAHAVVEVAAGEARVRDLGSTNGTFVNGRRVNAEALHDGDELRFGNTRMRFERR; encoded by the coding sequence GTGAGCTTTCTTGCGAAGCTCGAACGGCTCTGCGCCGCGTTCATCGAGCGCAGTTTTGCCAAGACCTTCCCGAGCGACTTGGAGCCGGCGCAGATCGCGCGCAAGCTCGTCTCGACGATGGAGGCGCAGACCCGCGACGACGACGGCCGCGCGCACGCGCCCGGCAGCTACGAGGTCTTCGTCAGCCCCGCCGATTACGAGCGCCTCGACGAACACCGCGAGTATCTCGAGCGAGCCTGGGCACAACTCCTGCGCGATCTTGCCGGAAGGGTCGGGATAGAATTCGACGACGGCGACGCGAGCGTCAGGATGTCGGAACGCGAGAGCATGCCGCTCGGTGCGATCGGCGTCGAAGTCGCCGGGGAGGGCGATCCGGGCGAAGTCTATCGCTTGCACACGATCGAGGGCGTTCCGCCGAACGGCGTCTACTCGATCGAGAGAGCCGCGCGCATCGGTCGCGCCGAGGAGAGCGAGATCGTCCTCGTAGATCCGAGCGTCTCGCGCGCGCATGCGGTCGTCGAAGTCGCTGCCGGGGAGGCGAGAGTTCGCGATCTCGGCTCGACGAATGGGACGTTCGTCAACGGACGCCGCGTCAACGCCGAGGCGCTCCACGACGGCGACGAGTTGCGGTTTGGCAACACGCGAATGAGGTTCGAGCGCCGATGA
- the def gene encoding peptide deformylase, with protein sequence MPYVREILTDGHPTLRKTAKKVDPKEIRDPLFQQLIDDMFETMYAAPGVGLAAPQVNVSKRLFVMDVHDDEHEPTVVINPKIESLEEEVELREGCLSVPAMIGEIVRYKRAVVTGLDREGQKIRIEGEGLLAQCLQHEIDHLDGKLYIDRATNLRSAESEEEEKETADA encoded by the coding sequence ATGCCTTACGTCCGAGAGATCCTGACCGACGGTCACCCGACGCTGCGAAAGACGGCGAAGAAGGTCGACCCGAAAGAGATACGCGATCCGCTCTTCCAGCAGCTCATAGACGACATGTTCGAGACGATGTATGCCGCGCCGGGCGTCGGCCTCGCCGCGCCGCAGGTGAACGTCTCGAAGCGCCTCTTCGTCATGGACGTCCACGACGACGAGCACGAGCCGACGGTCGTCATCAATCCGAAGATCGAGTCGCTCGAGGAGGAGGTGGAGCTCCGCGAGGGGTGCCTCTCCGTCCCCGCGATGATCGGCGAGATCGTTCGCTACAAGCGCGCCGTCGTCACCGGGCTCGACCGCGAGGGCCAGAAGATTCGCATCGAGGGCGAGGGGCTGCTCGCGCAATGCCTCCAGCACGAAATCGACCATCTCGATGGCAAGCTCTATATAGACCGGGCGACGAACCTGCGTTCCGCCGAGAGCGAAGAAGAGGAGAAGGAAACGGCGGACGCGTGA
- a CDS encoding MFS transporter → MTRRRGLLLYANAGLFCDGYILSSIGLALVTLGPRFSLDATATGLVGGATLLGILIGAPVFGHLTDRFGRRLLMILDLVVFVVACVAQIFVAGVWELIALRFVLGLAIGADYPIAGALIAEHAEPARRGAATNSMQVAWFLGAAVAYVAGYALLRTGPESWRWILASPAIFAFAGLLMRASAPESPLWLAARASGELQRASFATIFAPKYRGALAFVSAIWLLQVVPLFAIYTFAPAVLAAFGLGASSPAGSVAITTAFLAGSLLSLPLVESWGRRPLCIAGFAIAALAFGVLVLDNAATVVPCFVAYAIGIGAAAGLELTYPNELFPTPIRASATGFAAAVSRVGAFFGTFGLPWLLARYGIGWIVALACALSLVGLFIALRWAPESRGTTLA, encoded by the coding sequence GTGACGCGACGGCGCGGCCTGCTCCTCTATGCGAACGCCGGACTCTTCTGCGACGGCTACATTCTGAGCAGCATCGGCCTCGCGCTCGTTACGCTGGGCCCCCGCTTCTCGCTGGATGCGACGGCGACCGGCCTCGTCGGCGGCGCGACGCTGCTCGGCATCCTCATCGGCGCCCCGGTCTTCGGACATCTCACCGATCGCTTCGGCCGGCGGCTGTTGATGATTCTCGATCTCGTCGTTTTCGTCGTCGCCTGCGTCGCGCAGATCTTCGTCGCCGGCGTGTGGGAACTGATCGCCCTCCGCTTCGTCCTCGGGCTCGCGATCGGCGCCGATTATCCGATCGCCGGCGCGCTCATCGCCGAGCATGCCGAGCCGGCAAGACGAGGCGCGGCCACGAACAGCATGCAGGTCGCGTGGTTTCTCGGGGCGGCCGTCGCCTACGTTGCGGGCTACGCGCTGCTGCGCACCGGTCCCGAGAGTTGGCGATGGATCCTCGCGAGCCCCGCGATCTTTGCATTCGCGGGGCTGTTGATGCGCGCGAGCGCGCCGGAGTCGCCGTTATGGCTCGCCGCGCGGGCCTCCGGCGAACTGCAGCGCGCCTCGTTTGCGACGATCTTCGCGCCGAAGTATCGCGGTGCGCTCGCGTTCGTCTCGGCGATCTGGCTGCTCCAAGTGGTGCCGCTCTTTGCGATCTACACCTTCGCCCCGGCCGTGCTCGCGGCGTTCGGTCTCGGCGCGTCGTCGCCGGCGGGGAGCGTTGCGATCACGACGGCCTTCCTCGCAGGCTCGCTCCTCTCGCTGCCGCTCGTGGAGTCGTGGGGACGCCGCCCGCTCTGCATCGCGGGTTTCGCGATCGCGGCGCTCGCGTTCGGCGTTCTCGTGCTCGACAACGCCGCAACCGTCGTTCCGTGCTTCGTCGCATACGCGATCGGCATCGGCGCCGCGGCCGGCCTCGAGCTCACCTATCCGAACGAGCTCTTTCCGACGCCGATTCGCGCGAGCGCGACGGGATTCGCGGCGGCGGTCAGCCGCGTCGGCGCGTTCTTCGGAACGTTCGGCTTGCCGTGGCTGCTCGCGCGCTACGGGATCGGGTGGATCGTCGCCTTGGCGTGCGCGCTCTCGCTCGTCGGCCTCTTCATCGCACTCCGCTGGGCGCCGGAGTCGCGGGGGACGACGCTTGCCTAG
- a CDS encoding GIY-YIG nuclease family protein: protein MKAYYVYMVRCADGKFYVGISNDPERRIAQHNLGHDPESYTFTRRPVELVHCSDFKEVDDAIRWEKQLKGWSRAKKIALIAGDWKTIVRLSNEKKSVLRQAQDDTASSSAPARSAALSERSESKGQDDTASSSAPARAAQP from the coding sequence GTGAAGGCGTATTACGTGTATATGGTGCGGTGCGCCGACGGAAAATTCTACGTCGGGATTAGCAACGATCCCGAACGTCGCATCGCCCAGCACAATCTCGGTCATGACCCGGAAAGCTACACGTTTACACGCCGGCCGGTCGAGCTGGTTCATTGTTCCGACTTCAAGGAAGTCGACGATGCGATTCGCTGGGAAAAGCAGCTAAAAGGCTGGTCACGCGCCAAGAAGATCGCGTTGATCGCGGGCGATTGGAAGACGATCGTTCGTCTCTCTAATGAGAAGAAATCCGTCCTTCGACAGGCTCAGGATGACACAGCATCTTCCTCAGCGCCTGCGCGCAGCGCAGCCCTGAGCGAGCGCAGCGAGTCGAAGGGTCAGGATGACACAGCATCTTCCTCAGCGCCTGCGCGCGCAGCGCAGCCCTGA
- the fmt gene encoding methionyl-tRNA formyltransferase produces the protein MRSLFLGTSSFAVPSLRVVAARTQLAGVVTRPDRPAGRGQRLAPSPVKAAALELGLRVYEPERLRAFAGEIADERFDLFALASYGRILPQELLDLPRLGALNVHPSLLPKYRGASPIQSAIAAGETETGVSIMLMDAGLDTGDVVLQRRVAIEPGENYGALHDRLAEIGAELLGEALEFAAVGAIPRAPQIGEASVTRPIAKDDLFVDLRWPAERVVARVRAFSPQPAARAIVGGENLKILSAHVAPDGTLAIDEVIAPNRGKMTFAEYERSR, from the coding sequence GTGAGGTCTCTCTTCCTCGGCACCAGTTCGTTTGCGGTGCCGAGCCTGCGCGTCGTCGCGGCGCGCACGCAGCTCGCCGGGGTCGTCACGCGACCGGATCGCCCGGCCGGCCGGGGACAGCGCCTCGCGCCGAGCCCGGTGAAGGCCGCCGCGCTCGAACTCGGTCTGCGCGTCTACGAACCGGAGCGCCTCCGCGCGTTCGCCGGCGAGATCGCCGACGAGCGCTTCGATCTGTTCGCGCTCGCATCGTACGGGCGCATCCTTCCGCAAGAGCTGCTCGATCTGCCGCGGCTCGGCGCGCTCAACGTGCACCCTTCGCTGCTTCCGAAGTATCGCGGTGCGTCGCCGATCCAGAGCGCGATCGCGGCCGGCGAGACGGAGACCGGCGTCTCGATCATGCTGATGGATGCCGGGCTCGACACCGGCGATGTCGTGCTGCAGCGCCGCGTGGCGATCGAGCCCGGCGAGAATTACGGCGCGCTCCACGACCGCCTCGCAGAGATCGGCGCGGAGCTGCTTGGAGAGGCGCTCGAATTCGCGGCTGTGGGCGCGATACCGCGTGCTCCGCAGATCGGCGAGGCGTCGGTGACGCGCCCGATCGCGAAAGACGATCTTTTCGTCGATCTGCGTTGGCCCGCGGAGCGCGTCGTCGCGCGCGTGCGCGCCTTTTCGCCCCAGCCGGCCGCGCGCGCGATCGTCGGCGGAGAGAACCTCAAGATTCTCAGCGCGCACGTCGCACCCGACGGAACGCTGGCGATCGACGAAGTGATCGCTCCCAACCGCGGCAAGATGACCTTCGCGGAATACGAGCGCAGCCGATAA
- a CDS encoding transcription antitermination factor NusB, translating into MLSLSKESARALALSVVRDVFPSPDAGSPERAAQAAFDYRARKSQLSDRDRAFAAELAYGAIKMRRALDWHLAPFLSEQKALPPAIHEILRLAAYELLYTRADEHATLFEFVNLAKRWGHKGLANLVNAVLRSMLRAGKAEPQRAAFENDDDYLAVRYSLPTWLVRQWRGVFGDEVEAICAAVDEPQRAALVVNRLKTTPSDVIARLALLGIETSPSPIVAESLLVERGTLARAGGGDGAWWPQSESSAMPVDVLGPQPGEAILDVCSGRGNKALQIGARLEGQGSICCIERDERKAATLGRRLGEAGIAASIVAGDATTEILEPARQFDRVLLDAPCSGVGVVGRHPEARWKKQGTDGERMALTQRALLEESARHVYPGGALVYAVCSTDPRETTEVIDWFLSRQNFERGLMPAAYAALLTRDGDVQVAPGVGGRDGFYIARVERRP; encoded by the coding sequence ATCCTGAGCCTGTCGAAGGAAAGCGCGCGCGCGCTCGCGCTCAGCGTCGTGCGCGACGTCTTTCCGTCGCCGGACGCCGGGAGCCCCGAGCGCGCTGCCCAGGCGGCGTTCGATTATCGCGCACGCAAGTCTCAGTTGAGCGACCGCGACCGCGCCTTCGCCGCGGAGTTGGCCTACGGTGCGATCAAGATGCGCCGCGCGCTCGACTGGCATCTCGCGCCGTTTCTCTCCGAGCAGAAGGCGCTGCCGCCGGCCATCCACGAGATTCTGCGGCTGGCTGCGTACGAGCTGCTCTACACGCGCGCTGACGAGCACGCCACGCTCTTCGAGTTCGTCAACCTGGCGAAGCGATGGGGGCATAAGGGGCTCGCCAATCTCGTCAACGCGGTGCTCCGTTCGATGTTGCGGGCCGGTAAGGCGGAGCCGCAGCGCGCGGCGTTCGAGAACGACGACGATTACCTCGCAGTCCGCTACTCGCTGCCGACCTGGCTCGTGCGGCAGTGGCGCGGCGTCTTCGGCGACGAGGTCGAAGCGATTTGCGCCGCGGTGGACGAGCCGCAGCGCGCGGCGCTGGTGGTCAACCGCCTCAAGACCACGCCGAGCGACGTAATCGCGCGGCTGGCGCTGCTCGGCATCGAGACGTCACCCTCGCCGATCGTCGCCGAGTCGCTGCTCGTCGAACGGGGGACGCTCGCGCGCGCCGGCGGCGGCGACGGCGCGTGGTGGCCGCAATCCGAGAGCTCGGCGATGCCGGTCGACGTGCTCGGGCCGCAGCCGGGCGAAGCAATTCTCGACGTCTGCAGCGGCCGCGGGAACAAGGCGCTCCAAATCGGCGCGCGCCTCGAAGGGCAAGGCTCGATCTGCTGCATCGAGCGCGACGAGCGAAAGGCGGCGACGCTCGGGCGGCGATTGGGAGAGGCCGGGATCGCCGCCTCGATCGTCGCCGGCGACGCGACGACGGAGATCCTCGAGCCGGCGCGGCAGTTCGACCGCGTGCTCCTCGACGCGCCGTGCTCGGGGGTCGGCGTCGTCGGCCGCCACCCGGAGGCGCGTTGGAAGAAGCAGGGAACCGACGGCGAACGCATGGCGCTGACGCAGCGCGCCCTGCTCGAAGAATCCGCCCGTCACGTCTACCCCGGAGGTGCGCTGGTCTACGCGGTCTGTTCGACCGATCCACGCGAGACGACCGAAGTGATCGATTGGTTTCTATCGCGACAGAACTTCGAGCGCGGCTTGATGCCCGCCGCGTACGCTGCTCTATTGACGCGCGACGGCGACGTGCAGGTGGCGCCCGGCGTCGGCGGCCGCGACGGATTCTACATCGCGCGGGTCGAACGCCGGCCGTGA
- a CDS encoding FHA domain-containing protein codes for MTPLFAVAADFERQMRIGTLEITGALAVVALLAARPRVRAAAEIGPLTPMLVDLEILERGAQRTHRARPPFELGRDRSAEIVLRDPEVSRRHARFETHQGVVYIDDLHSSNGTFLNGRGVTEAIEIRAGDEIDVGTTRLRVNAVKPG; via the coding sequence ATGACGCCGCTCTTCGCCGTGGCCGCCGACTTCGAGCGGCAGATGCGCATCGGCACGCTCGAGATCACCGGTGCGCTCGCGGTCGTCGCGCTGCTGGCGGCGCGGCCGCGCGTTCGCGCGGCGGCGGAGATCGGCCCACTCACGCCGATGCTCGTGGACTTGGAAATTCTCGAGCGCGGAGCGCAGCGTACGCACCGTGCCCGTCCGCCGTTCGAGCTCGGCCGCGATCGGAGCGCCGAGATCGTCCTGCGCGATCCGGAGGTCAGCCGGCGGCACGCTCGCTTCGAGACGCACCAAGGCGTCGTCTACATTGACGATCTCCACAGCAGCAACGGCACGTTTCTCAACGGACGCGGCGTCACCGAGGCGATCGAGATTCGCGCCGGCGACGAGATCGACGTCGGCACGACGCGCCTGCGCGTGAACGCGGTGAAGCCGGGATGA
- a CDS encoding cytochrome c — protein MRRAAASVLALVLTACAKESHATTAAAVSAAAEQNPASASDGAVVYLTNCSSCHQVDGKGIPGAFPPLAENPIVIGDPVAAIAIVKDGLDGRLVVNGQTYSGIMPRWKGLLSDEQIAAAITYIRSSWKNSAPGVSVSTVQSVK, from the coding sequence ATGAGAAGGGCCGCAGCGTCTGTGCTCGCGCTCGTTTTAACCGCGTGCGCGAAGGAGTCGCACGCGACCACCGCCGCCGCCGTCTCCGCGGCGGCCGAGCAGAACCCGGCGTCGGCGAGCGACGGCGCCGTCGTCTACTTGACGAACTGCTCGAGCTGCCATCAAGTCGACGGCAAAGGAATTCCCGGCGCCTTTCCGCCGCTCGCCGAAAATCCGATCGTCATCGGCGATCCGGTCGCCGCTATCGCGATCGTGAAAGACGGTCTCGACGGCCGGCTCGTCGTCAACGGTCAAACCTACAGCGGCATCATGCCGCGCTGGAAGGGTCTGCTCTCCGACGAGCAGATCGCCGCCGCCATCACCTACATCCGAAGCTCGTGGAAGAATAGCGCCCCGGGCGTCAGCGTCTCGACCGTCCAAAGCGTCAAGTAG
- the pbpC gene encoding penicillin-binding protein 1C translates to MPKLFGFAVPVVAVAAMLALYCGGLDVAKLRAARGSVTYTDRSGSVLGTVLGSGSSREAGVPLAAVSPEFLEAIVAAEDARFWRHGAIDVPALLRAAREYAIFGEARSGGSTIEMQLARLLDPAPSTLSGKLRQIAGAERIAMVSTKDAILDAYVNRVPMGGNVYGVEAAARAYFGEPAADLDLAQATMLAAIPNDPSRLAPDGDWQALRARQRYVLSRMADLGEVSRSRADRAFAETIRLRRQDDGIADAPHALFFLSRPSPAGDGRVQTTIDRGLQRFVQAQTEDVIAALQGYHVADAAALVVDNATGDVLAYVGSPDYFADDILGRNDGVQALRQPGSSLKPFTYELALERGTIRSTTILADVPAAYALPGGRLYQPGDYSGRFSGPVRVRYALANSLNAPAVQVLSALGVGRFLARLHELGFAHLDRSPDYYGLGLTLGSGEVSLWELVQAYATMARGGDFLPIHLAAGSKPAARAVGDAADWSLVADMLADPHARAKSFGVGSVLEMPFPAAVKTGTSSDFRDTWTVGFTRDYTVGAWVGNFDGSPMHGVSGVTGAGPLWNRIMLHLYDRRDDAAPFPAPAGFVRAQICATTGHAPARDGNCPAVVKEWVAARDLADVKRPAGGEGVALDSWLALHPVGVASTLRIVFPHDGDVFVENPATSALAAREQQLALRSVDDGRPVRWSVGGTAIALDASGNAFWPLRRGRWSVEADDGARRDRVTITVVPARGASRPGFTRQASSPATPAPSGVR, encoded by the coding sequence ATGCCCAAACTCTTCGGGTTCGCGGTTCCCGTCGTCGCGGTCGCCGCGATGCTGGCGCTCTACTGCGGCGGCCTCGACGTCGCGAAGCTTCGCGCGGCGCGCGGCTCCGTCACCTACACCGACCGCAGCGGCAGCGTGCTCGGCACCGTGCTCGGTTCCGGCTCGTCGCGCGAGGCCGGCGTGCCGCTGGCCGCGGTCTCTCCGGAGTTCCTCGAGGCGATCGTTGCGGCCGAAGACGCGCGCTTCTGGCGCCACGGTGCGATCGACGTTCCGGCACTTCTGCGCGCGGCGCGCGAGTATGCGATCTTCGGCGAGGCGCGCAGCGGGGGCTCCACGATCGAGATGCAGTTGGCGCGGCTGCTCGACCCCGCTCCGAGCACGCTATCGGGTAAGCTCCGGCAGATCGCCGGAGCGGAGCGAATCGCGATGGTCTCGACCAAGGACGCGATCCTCGACGCGTATGTCAATCGCGTTCCGATGGGCGGGAACGTCTACGGCGTCGAGGCGGCCGCGCGCGCCTACTTCGGCGAGCCGGCCGCCGACCTCGATCTCGCGCAGGCGACGATGCTCGCCGCGATTCCCAACGACCCGTCTCGACTGGCGCCCGACGGCGACTGGCAGGCGCTGCGCGCGCGCCAGCGCTACGTTCTGTCGCGCATGGCCGACCTCGGCGAGGTGTCGCGGTCGCGCGCGGATCGCGCCTTCGCGGAGACGATCCGTCTGCGGCGGCAGGACGACGGAATCGCCGACGCGCCGCACGCGCTCTTCTTCCTCTCCCGTCCGTCGCCGGCCGGCGACGGCCGCGTGCAGACGACCATCGATCGCGGCCTGCAGCGCTTCGTTCAGGCGCAGACCGAGGACGTGATCGCCGCGCTGCAGGGCTATCACGTCGCCGACGCCGCCGCGCTCGTCGTTGATAACGCAACCGGCGACGTTCTCGCCTACGTCGGATCGCCCGATTACTTCGCCGACGACATCCTCGGACGCAACGACGGCGTGCAGGCGCTGCGCCAGCCGGGTTCCTCGCTCAAGCCATTTACGTACGAGCTCGCGCTCGAACGCGGCACGATACGCTCGACGACGATCCTCGCCGACGTGCCCGCGGCCTACGCGCTGCCCGGGGGGAGGCTCTATCAGCCGGGCGATTACAGCGGCCGGTTCAGCGGACCGGTTCGCGTGCGCTACGCGCTCGCGAACTCGCTCAACGCGCCCGCCGTGCAGGTGCTCTCCGCGCTCGGCGTCGGGCGGTTCCTCGCGCGGCTGCACGAACTCGGCTTCGCACACCTCGACCGCTCGCCCGACTACTACGGACTCGGCTTGACGCTCGGGAGCGGCGAGGTAAGCCTATGGGAACTCGTTCAGGCGTACGCGACGATGGCGCGAGGCGGCGACTTTCTGCCGATCCATCTCGCGGCCGGCTCGAAGCCCGCCGCGCGCGCGGTTGGCGATGCGGCGGATTGGTCGCTCGTTGCCGACATGCTCGCCGATCCGCACGCCCGCGCGAAATCCTTCGGCGTCGGCTCGGTACTGGAGATGCCGTTTCCCGCAGCGGTGAAGACCGGAACCTCCTCGGACTTCCGCGACACGTGGACGGTCGGCTTCACGCGCGACTACACCGTCGGCGCGTGGGTCGGCAACTTCGATGGAAGCCCGATGCACGGCGTCTCGGGCGTCACCGGCGCGGGGCCGCTCTGGAACCGCATCATGCTCCACCTCTACGATCGCCGCGACGATGCGGCGCCGTTCCCCGCACCGGCCGGCTTCGTTCGCGCGCAGATCTGCGCGACGACCGGACACGCTCCGGCGCGCGACGGCAATTGCCCGGCGGTCGTCAAGGAGTGGGTCGCCGCGCGAGATCTCGCCGACGTCAAACGCCCGGCCGGCGGCGAAGGCGTCGCGCTCGACTCATGGCTCGCGCTCCATCCGGTCGGCGTCGCGTCGACGCTGCGCATCGTCTTCCCACACGACGGCGACGTCTTCGTGGAGAATCCGGCGACGAGCGCGCTCGCCGCGCGCGAGCAACAGCTTGCGCTGCGGAGCGTCGACGACGGACGCCCCGTGCGTTGGAGCGTCGGCGGCACTGCCATCGCGCTCGATGCGAGCGGCAATGCCTTCTGGCCGCTGCGACGCGGGCGATGGAGCGTCGAGGCCGACGACGGCGCGAGACGCGACCGCGTCACGATCACCGTCGTGCCGGCGCGCGGCGCCTCGCGCCCCGGTTTTACTAGGCAAGCGTCGTCCCCCGCGACTCCGGCGCCCAGCGGAGTGCGATGA